Proteins from a genomic interval of Dunckerocampus dactyliophorus isolate RoL2022-P2 chromosome 5, RoL_Ddac_1.1, whole genome shotgun sequence:
- the foxl1 gene encoding forkhead box protein L1, translated as MKVGESVREVRIFPPREESRAILPIMTFYHTFGVPSSALSLSGPPLIYLYGGDCGPAALSLMPERQDPPQKPPYSYIALIAMAIKSAPEQRATLNGIYQFIMDRFPFYLDNKQGWQNSIRHNLSLNDCFIKVPREKGRPGKGSYWTLDTTCLNMFENGNYRRRKRKAKSQLDAARHKHNKDSIRDHLSSQTPGASLLVEMTLRQDAKRTETQADSKSVLLAFNHSEQQQNPLSHKQKVCRAVKPTRRKLDQHTPEPASTQRTNNVHTTGAAQLCSPTSLLRSGSKAHIPRRDKCKGFSIESILARSEDDKIPSCIKNQERVGPNMLMDATQHHLYQMGFPLGSYLSLASPDKGLLSK; from the coding sequence ATGAAAGTTGGGGAGTCGGTCAGAGAAGTGCGCATTTTTCCCCCCCGGGAAGAATCCAGAGCAATCCTGCCTATAATGACTTTCTACCACACATTTGGTGTGCCATCCTCCGCTTTGAGCCTCTCCGGACCGCCGCTCATCTACTTGTACGGCGGGGACTGCGGCCCCGCTGCCTTGAGCCTCATGCCGGAGCGCCAGGACCCCCCACAAAAGCCACCCTACAGTTACATCGCGCTCATTGCTATGGCCATCAAGAGCGCACCGGAGCAACGCGCAACACTGAATGGCATCTACCAGTTCATCATGGACCGGTTCCCCTTTTACCTTGATAACAAGCAGGGCTGGCAGAACTCCATCCGCCACAACCTGTCCCTTAATGACTGTTTCATCAAGGTGCCCAGGGAGAAGGGGCGCCCCGGGAAAGGCAGCTACTGGACGCTGGACACCACGTGCTTGAATATGTTTGAGAATGGCAACTACCGGCGGAGGAAGAGGAAGGCGAAGAGTCAGCTGGATGCTGCacgacacaaacacaacaaagactCCATAAGAGACCATCTATCTTCTCAGACACCCGGTGCGTCCTTGCTGGTAGAGATGACACTGAGGCAGGACGCAAAGCGAACGGAGACACAGGCAGACTCAAAATCGGTCCTGCTCGCCTTCAACCACTCTGAGCAGCAGCAGAATCCACTTTCACACAAACAGAAAGTGTGCCGTGCAGTCAAACCCACCAGACGGAAGCTGGACCAGCACACACCTGAGCCGGCATCGACGCAACGGACCAACAACGTGCACACGACAGGGGCCGCCCAGCTCTGCTCCCCCACTTCTCTTCTTCGGTCCGGTTCCAAAGCACATATTCCGAGAAGGGACAAATGCAAAGGTTTCAGCATCGAGAGCATCCTAGCAAGAAGTGAAGACGACAAGATCCCAAGCTGCATCAAAAACCAGGAGCGTGTTGGTCCAAACATGCTCATGGACGCCACACAGCATCACTTATACCAAATGGGATTCCCCCTTGGCTCCTATTTGTCCCTCGCGTCTCCTGACAAAGGTCTGCTTTCCAAATGA
- the acd gene encoding adrenocortical dysplasia protein homolog yields the protein MRRANRNRLSPWIEKLIQSYGSEEGSSGRVRLKAHVIGVGQLSQSQAQNFEGPTALLFLSDGVVQIPAVLTSAAWEDLQENGDMECFTSLLNSTVGMRNYHLQFHMAMENTRCRFFLSVGKMVIDGTGPAKDKTPCCTTLPSVQQKIYETWRSLMVQDVQESQNSQIGFDLTELLGEWQHDCLQTVLEDVKNRLMLVNSVSQQPSTSTGIPSLTQSGMFTATSWDTERVQDKGIECFSIPTKYLLIPEGDAPLGRKANVARLTPDGDGELDLQLGDPTQSFVDAADRQTDTHAGGEGENRSVFAENIMHVDSVSVDMTGKDIIPLEDPWHIFPAPCGSSASCDESPEATQIQFVPPQQQKCPVNTTSTHVPIKAQPDVNTSQHSKGEHSSLPPYQKLPPASGNSNNTQTQHIHSASQEKQTLMENLDTQQEMVERQCRKSKRKLEHEPLQNTQNKVTLEEEEEAHRSGSPPSWLFDSMTASGVDDGSIQVQTILAEKRKTPAVHSDGRRFSYTYTVSGQNLLDFSQFKVEDSLLHWAVKYLVAPKQATHL from the coding sequence ATGCGTCGTGCGAATCGTAACAGGCTGTCTCCATGGATAGAGAAACTGATCCAGAGCTATGGCAGTGAAGAGGGGAGCAGTGGCCGTGTGCGACTGAAAGCTCACGTCATTGGTGTGGGTCAGCTGTCTCAGTCCCAGGCCCAGAATTTTGAAGGGCCCACAGCGCTGCTTTTCCTGTCTGATGGAGTAGTTCAGATCCCTGCTGTTCTCACATCAGCTGCATGGGAGGATCTCCAAGAGAATGGGGATATGGAATGTTTCACCAGCCTGCTTAATAGCACCGTTGGCATGAGAAACTACCACCTGCAGTTTCACATGGCCATGGAAAACACCAGATGTAGGTTCTTCTTATCAGTTGGAAAGATGGTCATCGATGGAACTGGCCCAGCTAAAGACAAAACTCCCTGCTGCACTACTTTGCCCTCTGTTCAGCAGAAGATCTATGAGACATGGAGGTCACTCATGGTTCAGGATGTGCAGGAATCTCAAAACAGCCAGATTGGCTTTGATCTGACAGAGTTGCTGGGGGAGTGGCAGCATGACTGTTTGCAGACAGTGCTGGAGGACGTGAAGAATAGACTGATGCTGGTAAACAGCGTGAGCCAGCAGCCTTCCACATCCACTGGCATCCCATCGCTTACTCAATCGGGCATGTTCACTGCCACAAGTTGGGACACTGAACGGGTTCAAGATAAGGGCATAGAATGTTTCAGTATTCCGACAAAGTATCTACTCATCCCAGAAGGAGATGCTCCTCTGGGACGAAAAGCAAATGTAGCCAGACTGACACCTGATGGGGACGGGGAGTTGGATTTACAGCTTGGTGATCCGACACAGTCATTTGTCGATGCTGCTGACaggcaaacagacacacatgcaggtGGAGAGGGCGAAAACCGttctgtctttgcagagaaCATCATGCATGTCGACAGCGTAAGTGTAGATATGACTGGTAAGGACATCATACCTTTAGAAGACCCTTGGCACATATTTCCTGCACCATGCGGCTCCTCTGCTTCTTGTGATGAGTCCCCAGAAGCAACCCAAATCCAGTTTGTTCCTCCCCAGCAACAAAAGTGTCCTGTGAACACAACCAGCACCCACGTGCCTATAAAAGCACAACCTGATGTCAACACCTCCCAGCACAGCAAAGGAGAACACAGCTCTTTACCGCCGTACCAAAAACTGCCACCCGCATCCGGCAACAGcaataacacacaaacacaacacattcaCAGTGCTTCCCAAGAAAAACAGACTTTGATGGAGAATTTGGACACACAACAAGAGATGGTTGAGAGACAATGTAGAAAGTCAAAGAGAAAACTGGAACACGAGCCtttgcaaaatacacaaaacaaagtcacattggaggaagaggaagaagctcATCGAAGTGGGAGCCCTCCGTCGTGGCTCTTTGACTCGATGACAGCTTCAGGAGTGGATGATGGCAGCATTCAGGTTCAAACCATACttgcagaaaaaagaaaaactcctGCTGTTCACAGTGATGGCCGCCGGTTCTCATACACGTATACAGTGTCTGGTCAGAATCTGCTTGACTTCAGCCAGTTCAAAGTGGAAGATTCTCTGCTGCATTGGGCTGTCAAGTATCTTGTCGCCCCAAAGCAGGCAACACATCTGTAA